The Alteromonas stellipolaris genome includes a region encoding these proteins:
- a CDS encoding MBL fold metallo-hydrolase: MLVTSMKSSSARVAKPHGSKAGSIFGSGEAFKLGLSSKLSIGLGLLTSAFLVCAEPASTPRATAGNSVYQTSAQHASMDSSATTVCEGISLQVLGSGGPELDDGRASTSYLLWKDEKAKVLIDAGSGSSVQFGASGADFTDIDTILLSHLHTDHAADLPSFIKGSYFTRRDTDLSVYGPAGNDLMPTTQAYLDALIGKEGAFKYLSSYTQEGEDDYTVSAHTVADKAFSTSINDDIDIDAISVHHGPIPALAWKVTIDECVAVFSGDTNNADGTLASFAKHADVLVLHNAIEDIEKGAGSAATNLHMTPKQIIEIAKESEAKRIVLSHIMKRSEAGLDGLTEAIAVIAPGRVFAAQDLMNIPLVSDLSSEEGR, encoded by the coding sequence ATGTTAGTCACATCCATGAAATCTAGTTCAGCCCGCGTTGCGAAGCCGCACGGTTCAAAAGCAGGTTCAATTTTCGGCTCAGGCGAAGCGTTTAAACTTGGACTGAGTAGTAAATTAAGTATTGGGCTGGGGTTACTTACCTCGGCCTTTTTAGTTTGTGCTGAGCCCGCCTCTACCCCTCGGGCAACGGCTGGTAATTCCGTTTATCAAACGTCTGCGCAGCATGCATCAATGGATAGTAGCGCCACTACGGTGTGCGAAGGAATTTCATTGCAGGTGCTTGGCTCTGGCGGCCCAGAACTTGATGATGGCCGTGCTTCAACCTCTTATCTTCTCTGGAAAGATGAAAAGGCCAAAGTGCTAATCGACGCTGGAAGCGGCAGTAGTGTTCAATTTGGCGCGTCGGGTGCTGATTTTACCGACATAGACACCATTTTATTATCTCATTTACATACCGATCATGCCGCCGATCTACCCAGTTTTATTAAGGGAAGCTACTTTACCCGTCGAGATACAGATTTATCCGTATATGGCCCTGCGGGTAACGACCTGATGCCAACTACCCAAGCGTATCTTGATGCGCTGATAGGTAAAGAAGGGGCTTTTAAATATTTGTCTTCTTACACCCAAGAAGGTGAAGATGATTACACAGTGTCTGCACACACGGTTGCAGATAAAGCGTTCTCAACTTCCATTAATGATGATATCGATATTGATGCGATATCGGTACACCACGGACCTATACCTGCGCTGGCATGGAAAGTCACTATTGATGAATGTGTTGCCGTGTTCTCAGGCGATACCAACAATGCCGACGGAACATTAGCAAGCTTTGCTAAACATGCTGATGTGCTCGTGTTGCATAATGCGATTGAAGATATTGAGAAAGGGGCGGGTAGCGCAGCCACCAACTTACATATGACGCCTAAGCAGATTATTGAAATTGCTAAAGAGTCTGAAGCAAAGCGTATCGTGCTTTCTCATATAATGAAGCGTAGCGAAGCTGGCCTAGACGGACTTACTGAGGCTATTGCGGTTATTGCCCCCGGACGTGTATTCGCAGCGCAGGATTTAATGAATATTCCATTGGTGAGCGACCTCTCAAGTGAAGAAGGCCGCTAA